The Malus sylvestris chromosome 8, drMalSylv7.2, whole genome shotgun sequence genomic interval TCTTCTACAACCTTGTCATACTCCGCATGTCCAGTGGACGCCTCTTTTTCGTTTAGGTCCTCACTGTCACCCTCCTCACATAGGTTATTAGTTGCCTCAAAATTGCAGTCTGTTTCATGCATCTCTTTCTCTACCCTGCCATTATCCTCTTCAACTGATTCTGACTGGTCCACATTCTCTTTGAGTTCATCCAAAGTTTCAGCAACTTCTATTCTATCCCCGTCCTCTTCATGTGCAGGTACCTCCAGAGTTTCTTCTACATCCTTGGCATACTCTGCTTGTCCAGTGGACCCCTCTTTTTCACTTAGGTCCTCACTGTCACCTTCCTCACATAGGTTATTAGTTGCCTTAAAATTGCAGTCTGTTTCATGCATCTCTTTCTCTACTGTGCCATTATCCTCTTCAACTGATTCTGAATGGTCCACATTCTCTTCGAGTTCATCCAAAGTTTCGGCAACTTCTATTCTATTCCCGTCCTCTTCATGTGCAGGTACCTCCAGAGTTTCTTCTACATCCTTGGCATACTCTGCATGACCAGTGGGCCCCTCTTTTTCATTTAGGTCCTCACTGTCACCCTCTTCACATAGGTTATTAGTTGCCTCAAAATTGCAGTCTGGGTTCTTTAGATCCTCTCGAGCATCTGTCACCTTCTCATCCTCTGTACTCTGATCAATCAGTACTTCCGTTCTCCCATCTACTACACATGGAAAACTCTCTTGTTGTCTCTTCTCACATTCTATCTCTTGACTAGCGGCCCCTTCAGGTATCATCTCAGTTTCTCTTGTGTCGTCAAGCTTCTCATGTCCTTCAGACTTgctctcatttctcttctcAACATATTCCTCATCGTTAGAGTCCTTAAATGTCTCCTCAATGATGTTTTGCCTGTTGTCTTTGTTGAACCACCTCACAGTGTCTTCTTCCCTGTGGACATGTTTTTGCTccctctcatcttcttcctgCTTGTAAACCTCGTTGCCTATCTTCTCATATCCAACCCACTCTTGAGACATCAATTTCCGTTTCACATGTCTGGTTTCCTGTAACTCTTGAGTTTCATGTCTTCTGTTGTATCCTTTTTGCTTCTCGAGCTCCCCTGGCTTCTCTTCAAGAATTTCCTTCAAATAGGAAGCCTGAAGCTTCCCAGTTTCTTCATGCTCTCTGGAAGCTTCCAgtcttttctcattttcttcctgATCAAAAGCATCTTTAACTGTTTCCAGTTCACTTGCATGTTCTTCACACTTAGATAACCCTACATCCAGACTGAATATCTTCTCCAACTCCCCGTGTTCATCGTATTTAGCTGCTTGTAATCTCTCGCCACATAGTTCTGGATTTTCAAATGCTTCCATGGttgtcttcttccttttctgttCCTCTTCATCAGCAATTTGTATCATTTTTACAGCAGGGTTGGCTTCTTCACCCTCTACTGTTGTAGCCTGGTGCTCACTCGAGTCAGAAAACTCATAGAACACTTCTGCTGGTTCTGATAGATCAAGTTCTCCCATATCAGGAAATTCATAGAACTGTTCTACTGCTTCTGAGAAATCAGGTTCACCTGTGTCAGCAACTTCATAAAATTGTTCAGCTGCTTCTGGTACATCAGCTTGTTGCTGTGTACGACCTATGTGAGTTGATATAGATTCCTTCCCTATTTTCCCTCCAGTTTCCTTAGCACGAAAAATTTTACTCACATCATCAAGTGCTGCAGTTACTTGTGCCAGCCCattagaaaaaattgaaaaatgaacaGGAACAGCCACTTCTTCACGTAACTCCTGAATCTTCCTCTCTTCGGGTAGGCCAACTCCGTCTGCAAATTTATCCCCCTTCACCTCAAGTTTTGTACTAGTAGAAACACGAACAGGAACAGCCACTTCTTCATGTAACCCCCAAGTCTTTCTCTCTTTGGGTATGCTTACTTTGTCTGCATATTTATCCCCCTTCACCTCAAGTTTTGTACTGGTAGAATGATGAACAGGAACAGCCACTTCTTCATGTAACTCCCGAGTCTTTCTCTCTTTAGGCATGCTTACTTTGTCTGCAAATTTATCCTCCTTCGCCTCAAGTTTCATACCAGTAGAATCATGAACAAAAATAGCCACTTCTTCATGTAGCTCCCGAGCCTGCCTCTCTTGGTGTATGCTCACTTTGTCTGCAAATTCATCCCCCCTCACCTCAAGTTTTGTACTAGTAGATACATGAACAGGAACAGCCCCTTCTTCATGTAACCCCCGAGTCTTCCTCTCTTTTGGTATGCTTACTGTATCTACAAATTTATCTCCTTTCACCTCAAATTTTGTGCCATTGTTAAAGCTCGGTTTGACACGATTTTGCGAACCagtcttctttctttccttcgACTCTTTTGCCATATTTATCCTTGCTTGAGCCTCCTCTATTGCCTTTATCAAAGCAGCCGCAGAGGCAGCAGCAGTAGAATTTGTGTCTACTTCCTCATCAAAGTACGGTGGTGAAGAAACAAGGCCAGAACCTTCTAAATTATCACTTCTAGACATGCCAAAAATAGAAGCCATTGGTTTCTCAAATTCAACCTTGCCCTCAGACAGCGGGCTTGAAATTGATGGACTGCTTGAAGGATTAATTTCACATGCATTAAATAACTCACTGTGCGAAATGGATCTTTTCCGATCATAATTATTCTGAACCTTGGCACCTGCCCCAGAAGTCTGCTTCCtatcatcaacagctgggaggtCTCTTGCCGCCTTCAGATGGTTGCCCACCGTCATTCTCTCACATAAATTATTGTTAGGGGAAGCACCATTTTCTTTGCAAGGTACCGGTTTATCACCTTCAGTCGCGCGTACGGGACTGACTTCATCAACCAAACATGTATATGCTGGAACAGCATGAAGCATTGTTCCGCCTGTAAAACTTTTGCTTCTGTGATTGGTTTTATTGTATGACATGTTGAGCTTCTTGGCACCATCAAATGATTGACAAGACGCTTCATGTGACAAAACACGATTCCCCTCGGTATTAGAAGGATCTGCCTCTTTCGAAGGCGACCGCTTTTCAGCCGGCTTCCTATTCATAAGAAGGAATACAGTCATACACACACGCCAGAATGTCAATCTATGTAGCTGTAAAAGTTTGCTTCTTTATCTTTCGGTGTGAAATGTCCGCTATTTCCGGTTGATTTAACCCTACATATAAGAACTAAGAGCTCTCGGATTCGGTTCGAATTTATCTTCTTGAAGTTTTCTCAGAAACCAAACAAAGGATGAAATTATTAACGGTTGGATTTCAACTGCAATTTACAACTGCCAGCTACCGAAATTACTCAAATTTATAAAAATCGAACTGAAATTTCAACGAACAAGCTATCTAAAGTatcaaaattaataatttaccaTGCCAGATTACGAAAGAAACGAACTTGCAGGCTCAAAACACAAGTAAAATTGCGCATTCTCAAGGAGCGAGGAATAAATGTACcttctttccttcttcttcgGCTCCGCAAAGAGCTCCTCATATGGCACTGCGAAATCCGAATCTCCAAATCCACCGAAGACGTTAGAGTAATCGAGCTTCGAGCTCCGAACATCCACCGAAGCCTTCCGCTCACGGAGCTCCGGAACGTCGAGCACCGGAATCGACGAAGCTCCGGAGCCGCCGAAAATCTCGCCGTAGTCGTCGACTCGGGAGGAGAAACTCGAGCCTTTGAACTTGGATGCAGCTGCGGAGGAGAAAACGCCGTCGTAGATGGAGAGACCGTTGGAGAGCTTCTGAGAAAGCGCCACGGACGGAGCTTGGTACTCCATTGATGGACCGGAAGGTGAGAACCACGCGCTGCGCTGcgttttgcttcttcttcttcctcctcctgtCAGTGTTCGGAGCAAAATCCAGAGAGAGATCACCGTGAGAGAGATGAAATTATGAGAGGATTTTCCGGGAAAATGCTGTTGTGCGGTCTAACTGTCAGAGTACGGAAGTTGATTTAATCGGTTTTGGAAGAAAAAGATCGGGAGGGTGACCGGCGGTAGCCGGTGAGTGTGGACAGTGAACTTTTGACTCAGGCTTTTTATCGATTGGCTGTTTGTGCTGTCGTGTTGCGTGGGAAGCTCTTCCGAACCCGACGCGTCAGTGTCAAATCTGCCACAGTTGACACCGACAAGAGGAAGGGTAAATTGGGTATTATGATAAAATTCAGGGGTAGTTTAGGAAGGTTAAATAAAcaactgaaaaataaataaaaaataaggagttttaacgaaaagcttgtGGTACGGTTCAccttaacgaaaaaccatatttttacactaaaaagtcaaatctcgtactattcactttactccttattttatccttatcgttaaaactcaaagttttcaaacccttttcattagttttccttaaaaaataagaagttttaacgaaacacttccagtaatattcaattttaacgaaaaaccacattttaatcttttcctggtactattcactatacttttatttgtcattttttattaaaattaaagtttttttgaactttttattatttttaaaaaatgtacATTATTGCATTTTTATAAGAGCGATTGAAATGAAGGGATCAAACTCATCAAGATAGTCCATAAATTAAGAAATCGATCAATGTCATCCCTAAGTATTGGTGCGGTCAATGAATATTGTCCTTCCatttagaaaaaagaaagaaactccCAATTATTCAAATGCTTAAATGAAGTAAATAATAATGTATTAGGTCCACGAGTAAATCTCCACAACTGAGCATAAAGAAAGCACTCATTGCAGGCCGGAGAGGCAAAGTACTTATTCAAGAAGTGATTATTACCAAAAGCGGAAAGGGAAAGATGGATAAAGAAAGCCTAATTATAACAAAAATCCTTCTAACTGGTATTCATTTGAATGTGACTAGAATCCAACCGTTGTTTGCACAAGTACTTATCATGTGACTACAACCTAACGgtcgttttttcttttggcaacATAAAGCAATGCATCATTCCAAAAATTAGCTCAAAAAGTTATTATAGATAGTTTGAGTTCTAAGAACTCATATCATATCATCAAATAACCGAATTCTAATCTAATCAAGAATTCTCAACATAATAGTACTCAAGATCCATATCATAACTTCAATTGGCATTTTAATCTGCCACCATGCTCTTCTCCCAATAAACATGCACTAACTCGCATCCAGCTATGTGTTTCATAAATTGTCTGCACTGATAAATGATGCTGGCAAGATGATAAAAGTTGATATCGgtcatattattaattaaagagTAAATTGCCAAATTGCCCCATAAattatcacccaactttcgattttcctcatgaactttttaattggaaaattaaggacttcaACTAATttttgcataggtttatattatAGGAttctaaggttttcaattattttaaagaatgaagcgaccaaactacccacacatgttgtgcacatgcttccatttaacagaaatttggatggaatgaatgaaaatttAACAGCAGggggaaatcggccaaaaaaattagtttaagtccttaattttccaattaaaaagttcaaggAAGAAATCGAAAGTTGGATGATAGTTCAGGGGacaaatcgacagtttactcttaATTAAATTAACCTAACGGTCGTTTTTGTTGAAGCCTTTTGCATGCAAATATGCAATTGAGAAACGATTCACgaaactaactaaacaaattCAGCAACGGCAATGCCCAATGTGTGATCTAACCAATTCATTCATTTTTggcttgaaaaataaaattgtaatgCGATTTGCTTAAAGTAATCTAAGTTGCTTATGTATTATTAGCTAAAAATGCTTTCAAGTAACTAAAATGACACATATGAAAGTGCTTTATGACAAATTGTTGATAATTTTATAATGCTTGTAACATGAACGCTTCCAATCAAGCGTTTAGTGGTGGATCTGGAATTTTTAACCTCGTAAGGTCCCATATCAAGATTATCATACAGTCCTTTGGGGACCTTAtgtgcctttttttttcttccggtTTTTGTATGGTCTCGAGATTTAGTAAGCCCCTAATGGATCTGTCCTCTATTTTATGCATaccaagaaaataaattagTGAGAATTTACACCATGCTCGTAAAAGGCAATCCCAAGCCAACAAGATTTTTCGATTTGCGACGGCCGAAGAGTATCATACGCAATCTTATTCGTGTTTTTCAAATATGTTATTTTCAAAACTCAAACATATGACATTTCGATCAAAAAAAGATAACATTACTGTTG includes:
- the LOC126631237 gene encoding auxilin-like protein 1 isoform X2, producing MEYQAPSVALSQKLSNGLSIYDGVFSSAAASKFKGSSFSSRVDDYGEIFGGSGASSIPVLDVPELRERKASVDVRSSKLDYSNVFGGFGDSDFAVPYEELFAEPKKKERRKPAEKRSPSKEADPSNTEGNRVLSHEASCQSFDGAKKLNMSYNKTNHRSKSFTGGTMLHAVPAYTCLVDEVSPVRATEGDKPVPCKENGASPNNNLCERMTVGNHLKAARDLPAVDDRKQTSGAGAKVQNNYDRKRSISHSELFNACEINPSSSPSISSPLSEGKVEFEKPMASIFGMSRSDNLEGSGLVSSPPYFDEEVDTNSTAAASAAALIKAIEEAQARINMAKESKERKKTGSQNRVKPSFNNGTKFEVKGDKFVDTVSIPKERKTRGLHEEGAVPVHVSTSTKLEVRGDEFADKVSIHQERQARELHEEVAIFVHDSTGMKLEAKEDKFADKVSMPKERKTRELHEEVAVPVHHSTSTKLEVKGDKYADKVSIPKERKTWGLHEEVAVPVRVSTSTKLEVKGDKFADGVGLPEERKIQELREEVAVPVHFSIFSNGLAQVTAALDDVSKIFRAKETGGKIGKESISTHIGRTQQQADVPEAAEQFYEVADTGEPDFSEAVEQFYEFPDMGELDLSEPAEVFYEFSDSSEHQATTVEGEEANPAVKMIQIADEEEQKRKKTTMEAFENPELCGERLQAAKYDEHGELEKIFSLDVGLSKCEEHASELETVKDAFDQEENEKRLEASREHEETGKLQASYLKEILEEKPGELEKQKGYNRRHETQELQETRHVKRKLMSQEWVGYEKIGNEVYKQEEDEREQKHVHREEDTVRWFNKDNRQNIIEETFKDSNDEEYVEKRNESKSEGHEKLDDTRETEMIPEGAASQEIECEKRQQESFPCVVDGRTEVLIDQSTEDEKVTDAREDLKNPDCNFEATNNLCEEGDSEDLNEKEGPTGHAEYAKDVEETLEVPAHEEDGNRIEVAETLDELEENVDHSESVEEDNGTVEKEMHETDCNFKATNNLCEEGDSEDLSEKEGSTGQAEYAKDVEETLEVPAHEEDGDRIEVAETLDELKENVDQSESVEEDNGRVEKEMHETDCNFEATNNLCEEGDSEDLNEKEASTGHAEYDKDVEETLEVPAHEEDGDRIEVAETLDELKENVNQSESVEEDNGTVEKEMHETDCKLAELPKQVKDATEVHSCDENGITLKGNDMSSGQKQDDQFVREPEVVNDFGKQVEELGDINKDMMEAEVSAKQEENRNNSRSSHRKRWFDKLDVSETLIKLKENGNQSESVEEENGMEEKEICEADGLASGVKLAEILKQMEDPIESHPCEENGINVDINAMNCGQKQDVTLEKHVEDMEEINEDVKEVEVVVNQEENKNNSKSSHRKRWFDDGTSTEVAQLSHILRRKGRNMRLDHEMETTCAEENMDNHKATTTEECVIIHSSLQVLEQEKGENRQTTLTAKKSEKRHTSKKEVEQQKMENQQETPTAEECETSARLQKEVEIEKELLKQKQNAKGRERERVKEKKAVERVIREARERAFAEARERAAETRQKAIAEAQERSGKTSVKANDISLAEKVSKEAKLKSERAAVERATEEARERALEKALSGKAYEAGKQAKRSVSEKSSGASRDDGMKLGVSPSDPESKSRYPSSSNNSDPSPAERSGGSNVESAQRCKAKLERNQRTAERAAKALAEKNMRDLLVQKEQAERNRLAEGLDAEVKRWSSGKERNLRALLSTLQYILGPDSGWQPIPLTEIVTTVAVKKAYRKAALFVHPDKLQQRGASIQQKYTCEKVFDLLQEAWNRFNVEER
- the LOC126631237 gene encoding auxilin-like protein 1 isoform X1 codes for the protein MEYQAPSVALSQKLSNGLSIYDGVFSSAAASKFKGSSFSSRVDDYGEIFGGSGASSIPVLDVPELRERKASVDVRSSKLDYSNVFGGFGDSDFAVPYEELFAEPKKKERRKPAEKRSPSKEADPSNTEGNRVLSHEASCQSFDGAKKLNMSYNKTNHRSKSFTGGTMLHAVPAYTCLVDEVSPVRATEGDKPVPCKENGASPNNNLCERMTVGNHLKAARDLPAVDDRKQTSGAGAKVQNNYDRKRSISHSELFNACEINPSSSPSISSPLSEGKVEFEKPMASIFGMSRSDNLEGSGLVSSPPYFDEEVDTNSTAAASAAALIKAIEEAQARINMAKESKERKKTGSQNRVKPSFNNGTKFEVKGDKFVDTVSIPKERKTRGLHEEGAVPVHVSTSTKLEVRGDEFADKVSIHQERQARELHEEVAIFVHDSTGMKLEAKEDKFADKVSMPKERKTRELHEEVAVPVHHSTSTKLEVKGDKYADKVSIPKERKTWGLHEEVAVPVRVSTSTKLEVKGDKFADGVGLPEERKIQELREEVAVPVHFSIFSNGLAQVTAALDDVSKIFRAKETGGKIGKESISTHIGRTQQQADVPEAAEQFYEVADTGEPDFSEAVEQFYEFPDMGELDLSEPAEVFYEFSDSSEHQATTVEGEEANPAVKMIQIADEEEQKRKKTTMEAFENPELCGERLQAAKYDEHGELEKIFSLDVGLSKCEEHASELETVKDAFDQEENEKRLEASREHEETGKLQASYLKEILEEKPGELEKQKGYNRRHETQELQETRHVKRKLMSQEWVGYEKIGNEVYKQEEDEREQKHVHREEDTVRWFNKDNRQNIIEETFKDSNDEEYVEKRNESKSEGHEKLDDTRETEMIPEGAASQEIECEKRQQESFPCVVDGRTEVLIDQSTEDEKVTDAREDLKNPDCNFEATNNLCEEGDSEDLNEKEGPTGHAEYAKDVEETLEVPAHEEDGNRIEVAETLDELEENVDHSESVEEDNGTVEKEMHETDCNFKATNNLCEEGDSEDLSEKEGSTGQAEYAKDVEETLEVPAHEEDGDRIEVAETLDELKENVDQSESVEEDNGRVEKEMHETDCNFEATNNLCEEGDSEDLNEKEASTGHAEYDKVVEETLEVPAHEENGDRIEVAETLDELKENVNQSESVEKDNGTVEKEMHEIDCNFEATNSLCEEGDGEDLNEKEGPTGHAEYDKDVEETLEVPAHEEDGDRIEVAETLDELKENVNQSESVEEDNGTVEKEMHETDCKLAELPKQVKDATEVHSCDENGITLKGNDMSSGQKQDDQFVREPEVVNDFGKQVEELGDINKDMMEAEVSAKQEENRNNSRSSHRKRWFDKLDVSETLIKLKENGNQSESVEEENGMEEKEICEADGLASGVKLAEILKQMEDPIESHPCEENGINVDINAMNCGQKQDVTLEKHVEDMEEINEDVKEVEVVVNQEENKNNSKSSHRKRWFDDGTSTEVAQLSHILRRKGRNMRLDHEMETTCAEENMDNHKATTTEECVIIHSSLQVLEQEKGENRQTTLTAKKSEKRHTSKKEVEQQKMENQQETPTAEECETSARLQKEVEIEKELLKQKQNAKGRERERVKEKKAVERVIREARERAFAEARERAAETRQKAIAEAQERSGKTSVKANDISLAEKVSKEAKLKSERAAVERATEEARERALEKALSGKAYEAGKQAKRSVSEKSSGASRDDGMKLGVSPSDPESKSRYPSSSNNSDPSPAERSGGSNVESAQRCKAKLERNQRTAERAAKALAEKNMRDLLVQKEQAERNRLAEGLDAEVKRWSSGKERNLRALLSTLQYILGPDSGWQPIPLTEIVTTVAVKKAYRKAALFVHPDKLQQRGASIQQKYTCEKVFDLLQEAWNRFNVEER
- the LOC126631237 gene encoding auxilin-like protein 1 isoform X4 — its product is MEYQAPSVALSQKLSNGLSIYDGVFSSAAASKFKGSSFSSRVDDYGEIFGGSGASSIPVLDVPELRERKASVDVRSSKLDYSNVFGGFGDSDFAVPYEELFAEPKKKERRKPAEKRSPSKEADPSNTEGNRVLSHEASCQSFDGAKKLNMSYNKTNHRSKSFTGGTMLHAVPAYTCLVDEVSPVRATEGDKPVPCKENGASPNNNLCERMTVGNHLKAARDLPAVDDRKQTSGAGAKVQNNYDRKRSISHSELFNACEINPSSSPSISSPLSEGKVEFEKPMASIFGMSRSDNLEGSGLVSSPPYFDEEVDTNSTAAASAAALIKAIEEAQARINMAKESKERKKTGSQNRVKPSFNNGTKFEVKGDKFVDTVSIPKERKTRGLHEEGAVPVHVSTSTKLEVRGDEFADKVSIHQERQARELHEEVAIFVHDSTGMKLEAKEDKFADKVSMPKERKTRELHEEVAVPVHHSTSTKLEVKGDKYADKVSIPKERKTWGLHEEVAVPVRVSTSTKLEVKGDKFADGVGLPEERKIQELREEVAVPVHFSIFSNGLAQVTAALDDVSKIFRAKETGGKIGKESISTHIGRTQQQADVPEAAEQFYEVADTGEPDFSEAVEQFYEFPDMGELDLSEPAEVFYEFSDSSEHQATTVEGEEANPAVKMIQIADEEEQKRKKTTMEAFENPELCGERLQAAKYDEHGELEKIFSLDVGLSKCEEHASELETVKDAFDQEENEKRLEASREHEETGKLQASYLKEILEEKPGELEKQKGYNRRHETQELQETRHVKRKLMSQEWVGYEKIGNEVYKQEEDEREQKHVHREEDTVRWFNKDNRQNIIEETFKDSNDEEYVEKRNESKSEGHEKLDDTRETEMIPEGAASQEIECEKRQQESFPCVVDGRTEVLIDQSTEDEKVTDAREDLKNPDCNFEATNNLCEEGDSEDLNEKEGPTGHAEYAKDVEETLEVPAHEEDGNRIEVAETLDELEENVDHSESVEEDNGTVEKEMHETDCNFKATNNLCEEGDSEDLNEKEASTGHAEYDKVVEETLEVPAHEENGDRIEVAETLDELKENVNQSESVEKDNGTVEKEMHEIDCNFEATNSLCEEGDGEDLNEKEGPTGHAEYDKDVEETLEVPAHEEDGDRIEVAETLDELKENVNQSESVEEDNGTVEKEMHETDCKLAELPKQVKDATEVHSCDENGITLKGNDMSSGQKQDDQFVREPEVVNDFGKQVEELGDINKDMMEAEVSAKQEENRNNSRSSHRKRWFDKLDVSETLIKLKENGNQSESVEEENGMEEKEICEADGLASGVKLAEILKQMEDPIESHPCEENGINVDINAMNCGQKQDVTLEKHVEDMEEINEDVKEVEVVVNQEENKNNSKSSHRKRWFDDGTSTEVAQLSHILRRKGRNMRLDHEMETTCAEENMDNHKATTTEECVIIHSSLQVLEQEKGENRQTTLTAKKSEKRHTSKKEVEQQKMENQQETPTAEECETSARLQKEVEIEKELLKQKQNAKGRERERVKEKKAVERVIREARERAFAEARERAAETRQKAIAEAQERSGKTSVKANDISLAEKVSKEAKLKSERAAVERATEEARERALEKALSGKAYEAGKQAKRSVSEKSSGASRDDGMKLGVSPSDPESKSRYPSSSNNSDPSPAERSGGSNVESAQRCKAKLERNQRTAERAAKALAEKNMRDLLVQKEQAERNRLAEGLDAEVKRWSSGKERNLRALLSTLQYILGPDSGWQPIPLTEIVTTVAVKKAYRKAALFVHPDKLQQRGASIQQKYTCEKVFDLLQEAWNRFNVEER
- the LOC126631237 gene encoding auxilin-like protein 1 isoform X3; amino-acid sequence: MEYQAPSVALSQKLSNGLSIYDGVFSSAAASKFKGSSFSSRVDDYGEIFGGSGASSIPVLDVPELRERKASVDVRSSKLDYSNVFGGFGDSDFAVPYEELFAEPKKKERRKPAEKRSPSKEADPSNTEGNRVLSHEASCQSFDGAKKLNMSYNKTNHRSKSFTGGTMLHAVPAYTCLVDEVSPVRATEGDKPVPCKENGASPNNNLCERMTVGNHLKAARDLPAVDDRKQTSGAGAKVQNNYDRKRSISHSELFNACEINPSSSPSISSPLSEGKVEFEKPMASIFGMSRSDNLEGSGLVSSPPYFDEEVDTNSTAAASAAALIKAIEEAQARINMAKESKERKKTGSQNRVKPSFNNGTKFEVKGDKFVDTVSIPKERKTRGLHEEGAVPVHVSTSTKLEVRGDEFADKVSIHQERQARELHEEVAIFVHDSTGMKLEAKEDKFADKVSMPKERKTRELHEEVAVPVHHSTSTKLEVKGDKYADKVSIPKERKTWGLHEEVAVPVRVSTSTKLEVKGDKFADGVGLPEERKIQELREEVAVPVHFSIFSNGLAQVTAALDDVSKIFRAKETGGKIGKESISTHIGRTQQQADVPEAAEQFYEVADTGEPDFSEAVEQFYEFPDMGELDLSEPAEVFYEFSDSSEHQATTVEGEEANPAVKMIQIADEEEQKRKKTTMEAFENPELCGERLQAAKYDEHGELEKIFSLDVGLSKCEEHASELETVKDAFDQEENEKRLEASREHEETGKLQASYLKEILEEKPGELEKQKGYNRRHETQELQETRHVKRKLMSQEWVGYEKIGNEVYKQEEDEREQKHVHREEDTVRWFNKDNRQNIIEETFKDSNDEEYVEKRNESKSEGHEKLDDTRETEMIPEGAASQEIECEKRQQESFPCVVDGRTEVLIDQSTEDEKVTDAREDLKNPDCNFEATNNLCEEGDSEDLNEKEGPTGHAEYAKDVEETLEVPAHEEDGDRIEVAETLDELKENVDQSESVEEDNGRVEKEMHETDCNFEATNNLCEEGDSEDLNEKEASTGHAEYDKVVEETLEVPAHEENGDRIEVAETLDELKENVNQSESVEKDNGTVEKEMHEIDCNFEATNSLCEEGDGEDLNEKEGPTGHAEYDKDVEETLEVPAHEEDGDRIEVAETLDELKENVNQSESVEEDNGTVEKEMHETDCKLAELPKQVKDATEVHSCDENGITLKGNDMSSGQKQDDQFVREPEVVNDFGKQVEELGDINKDMMEAEVSAKQEENRNNSRSSHRKRWFDKLDVSETLIKLKENGNQSESVEEENGMEEKEICEADGLASGVKLAEILKQMEDPIESHPCEENGINVDINAMNCGQKQDVTLEKHVEDMEEINEDVKEVEVVVNQEENKNNSKSSHRKRWFDDGTSTEVAQLSHILRRKGRNMRLDHEMETTCAEENMDNHKATTTEECVIIHSSLQVLEQEKGENRQTTLTAKKSEKRHTSKKEVEQQKMENQQETPTAEECETSARLQKEVEIEKELLKQKQNAKGRERERVKEKKAVERVIREARERAFAEARERAAETRQKAIAEAQERSGKTSVKANDISLAEKVSKEAKLKSERAAVERATEEARERALEKALSGKAYEAGKQAKRSVSEKSSGASRDDGMKLGVSPSDPESKSRYPSSSNNSDPSPAERSGGSNVESAQRCKAKLERNQRTAERAAKALAEKNMRDLLVQKEQAERNRLAEGLDAEVKRWSSGKERNLRALLSTLQYILGPDSGWQPIPLTEIVTTVAVKKAYRKAALFVHPDKLQQRGASIQQKYTCEKVFDLLQEAWNRFNVEER